A region of the Caballeronia sp. TF1N1 genome:
GTGCAGATCATGCGTCAGGAAGCGGAACATGTCGGCCTTAAACCGCAGTTCTCCATCATGGATTCGGACGATTGCTTCGGCATGGTTCAGGAGCAGCTCGGCACGACCGACAAGGGCTTGATCCGCAAGGTGCAGTCGATCATCTCGCTGTGGAAGAACGCGATGGTCTCGCCCGATCAGGCGTCCGTGCTCGCGAATAACGAAGACGAGCATCAGGCGGCGATTGTTTATCGGAGCTACGCGGCGACCTTGCATGCGTATCAGGCGCTGGATTTCGACGATCTCATCCTGCGTCCCGCGCAACTGTTCGCCGAAAACGAGCAGGTTCGCGACAAGTGGCAGAACCGTCTGCGATATCTCTTGATCGACGAGTATCAGGACACCAACGCCTGTCAGTACGAGTTGTTGAAGCTGCTGGCTGGTCCGCGCGCCGCCTTCACCGCCGTGGGCGACGACGATCAGGCCATTTACGGCTGGCGCGGCGCCACGCTGGAAAACCTCGGGCAGTTGAGCAAGGACTTCCCGAAACTGCATGTGGTGAAGCTGGAGCAGAACTATCGCTCGACGGTGCGGATTCTGACAGCGGCGAACAATGTGATCGCCAACAATCCCAAACTGTTCGAGAAGAAGCTCTGGTCCGAGCACGGCATGGGCGACAGCATCACCGTGACCGGTTGCAATGACGAAGAGCACGAAGCGGAGTCCGTCGTGTTCCGGCTGTCGGCGCACAAGTTCGAACGGCGCGCGGCGTTTCGCGACTACGCCATTCTGTATCGCGGCAACTTTCAGGCGCGCATCTTCGAACAGGTTTTGCGGCGTGAGCGCATTCCGTACGTGCTGTCGGGCGGGCAGTCGTTTTTCGACCGCGCCGAGATCAAGGACATCATCGCGTATTTGCGGCTGATCGCGAATCCCGACGACGATCCCGCGTTCATCCGCGCGATCACGACGCCGCGCCGCGGTGTCGGCAACACGACGCTCGAAGCGCTCGGCGCGTTCGCCGGCGCGGCGAAGGTGTCGCTCTTCGAGGCCGTGTTCATGGGCGGTATCGAGGCGCGCTTGTCGGCGCGGCAAGTGGAACCGCTGCGCACGTTTTGCGAGTGGATTCGCAGGCTGTCGGACCGCGCCGCGCGCGATCCGGCGAGCACCGTGCTCGACGACATGATGGAAGCGATCCACTACGAAGCGTATCTCTACGATGCCTACGACGAACGGCAGGCGCAATCGAAGTGGCAGAACGTTCTCGAATTCTGCGAGTGGCTCAAGCGTAAGGGCACGAAGCCGGAGCCATCGGCGGAAGCGGAACAGACCGGGTTCGATACGGCCGACGGTCTTTCGGATGACGGCAAGAATCTGCTCGGCCTGATTCAAACCGTCGCGCTGATGTCCATGCTCGAAGGCCGCGATGAAGATCCGGACGCGGTGCGGCTATCGACGGTGCATGCGTCGAAGGGGCTCGAATATCCGCACGTGTTTCTGGTGGGCGTGGAGGAAGGCATCATGCCGCATCGCGGCAGTTCGGACGATGACGCGCCAGTGGATTCCGCGCGTATCGAGGAAGAACGGCGGCTCATGTATGTGGCGATCACGCGGGCGCAGCGCAGCCTGCATCTGAACTGGTGCAAGAAGCGCAAGCGCGCGCGGGAAACGGTGGTGTGCGAGCCATCGCGCTTCATCCCCGAGATGCTGCTCGACGATGCACCGCCGCCGACGGCCGAAGAAGCGCCGTTGTCGCCGAAGGATCGGATGGCGATGTTGAAGGCGATGTTGCAGAAGGGGTGATGAGCGCTGGCGCGTTCGGCAGTCTTGAAGCGCGTCGAGCGTATGCGTGAGATTTTCTGCGCTATCAAGCTGCAGACGCGGTCCCGGCGGCTACCGTCGAAAGGCAAGCCGGCTAACTCCTCGTTCGACGAATATTGCGTTGTAAAAGCAAAGCCCCGCGACGCTCACACGCACGCAGTGCTTTTACCGCCGCCATTCACTTCGAAGCATTCACCATGTAATCGACGGCGGCTTTCACGTCCGCATCGGATGCATTCGATCCGCCTTTCGCCGGCATCGCGCCCTTGCCGTGCAGCGCGTAGTTGTAGACGGTGTCCATCGGATCTTTCAAGCGCGGCGCCCATGCTTCCTTGTCGCCGAACTTCGGTGCGTTGAGCACGCCGGCCGCGTGGCACGCCTGACAAACCTGCTCATAGAGCGCCTTGCCGGCTTGCGATGCATCGGCGCTTTGCGCGCCCGCTGCCGGAGCAGCAGCCTGCGGCACCGATGCCAGCGCGGCGACTGCCGCCGCAGCCTGAGCGTTCTCCGTCGAACTCGCGCCAGCCGCCGCGCCGGATGCTCCGGCTGCGGGAGCCGCGGCGCCTGCCGTTGCGCCAGAAGCGGGTTGAGCCGGTTCGGGGAACTTGGCGCCGCCGTCGTTGGCCATGTAGACGACTGCGCGAGCGATTTCGAAGTCGCTATAGTCGTCGGGGCTCGTGCCGCCGCGCGCGGGCATGGCGCCCTTGCCGTTGAGCGCGTTATGCAGAAGCGTGTCGTAGCCTTCGCTGATGCGCGGGGCCCAGGCGCTGGCATCGCCGAACTTGGGCGCGCCTGCGGTTCCTGCCGCGTGACAGGCCGAGCACACGGCCTTGAAGACTTGTTCGCCGGTCTTGTAGACGCGTGGCGCGTTGGCGTCGCGGATATCGACTTGAGCGGCCGGTGCGATACGTTCCTTGACCGAAGCTTCGAGGTCGGTGCCGGCGCCGGTGCGAGTCGAGTTATTCACATAGACCGCGAGCAGGATGATGATGGCGACCGGTATGCCAAACCCCGCGATCACCGCCGCGATGAGTTGGCCGGGTGTTTTTATTGGGGCTCCGTGGGGTGCTTCGCTCATGCTTGTCTCGTCTCCCGTTTTTTCTAGGTGAGTCGGTTCAGTGACAGCGTGTGGCTACCGCGATTGCCCTCCTTCTGTATGAGGGCACGGTCGATTATAGACGGAACGTTTAACGCAGGGCGTGGGCCGCCTGCTTTGGTTTCACGCGCGTTTACCCGAACCGGCGCGGGTTCCGAGCTTCCACGAAAGGCGCTCGCGCGGGCCGCGCGATGGACGGATTCATCGAAAACAGGTATTCTCTCGGATTAGCATGGGTCTTGCAGACGCTTCTCCAGCGTCCCCCGCAGCCAAGATCCTCGTCAACGCGCCCGTAGCTCAATGGATAGAGTACTGCCCTCCGAAGGCAGGGGTTGCTGGTTCGATCCCAGCCGGGCGCACCACGTAGTTCTCGGCAATGCCGTTCAGATCAACTCGACGCCCGCTTCCGTGACGACCTTCCAGTCGAATTCATCATGCCCGCAAATCTGCTCCATGGCGCTCGAGAATTCGCCCACCGTGGCTTGCAGATAACGCAGGTTGTCGCTCCACTCCGGCACCGCGCCCTCCTGCGTCGTCAGCACCACGGTCATATGATTCCTGAGCGGACCTCGCGCATGATGTCGCAAGCTGTCCTGCACCTTCCGCGCATCTCCTTCCGGGTCGAGAATCAACACGGCTGGAATCCGCTCCGGTCCACTTGCCGACGCTCCACCGAGCTTGAGCCCCAGGCCCCGCAAATACACTTCGTGATATTGCGCCAGT
Encoded here:
- a CDS encoding UvrD-helicase domain-containing protein, producing the protein MSAGLNAAQSEAVRYLDGPCLVLAGAGSGKTRVITQKIAHLIEGRGFEPRHIAALTFTNKAALEMRERTAKLLEGKTLTTPGKEGRKVPVNQLTICTFHSLGVQIMRQEAEHVGLKPQFSIMDSDDCFGMVQEQLGTTDKGLIRKVQSIISLWKNAMVSPDQASVLANNEDEHQAAIVYRSYAATLHAYQALDFDDLILRPAQLFAENEQVRDKWQNRLRYLLIDEYQDTNACQYELLKLLAGPRAAFTAVGDDDQAIYGWRGATLENLGQLSKDFPKLHVVKLEQNYRSTVRILTAANNVIANNPKLFEKKLWSEHGMGDSITVTGCNDEEHEAESVVFRLSAHKFERRAAFRDYAILYRGNFQARIFEQVLRRERIPYVLSGGQSFFDRAEIKDIIAYLRLIANPDDDPAFIRAITTPRRGVGNTTLEALGAFAGAAKVSLFEAVFMGGIEARLSARQVEPLRTFCEWIRRLSDRAARDPASTVLDDMMEAIHYEAYLYDAYDERQAQSKWQNVLEFCEWLKRKGTKPEPSAEAEQTGFDTADGLSDDGKNLLGLIQTVALMSMLEGRDEDPDAVRLSTVHASKGLEYPHVFLVGVEEGIMPHRGSSDDDAPVDSARIEEERRLMYVAITRAQRSLHLNWCKKRKRARETVVCEPSRFIPEMLLDDAPPPTAEEAPLSPKDRMAMLKAMLQKG
- a CDS encoding cytochrome c5 family protein, giving the protein MSEAPHGAPIKTPGQLIAAVIAGFGIPVAIIILLAVYVNNSTRTGAGTDLEASVKERIAPAAQVDIRDANAPRVYKTGEQVFKAVCSACHAAGTAGAPKFGDASAWAPRISEGYDTLLHNALNGKGAMPARGGTSPDDYSDFEIARAVVYMANDGGAKFPEPAQPASGATAGAAAPAAGASGAAAGASSTENAQAAAAVAALASVPQAAAPAAGAQSADASQAGKALYEQVCQACHAAGVLNAPKFGDKEAWAPRLKDPMDTVYNYALHGKGAMPAKGGSNASDADVKAAVDYMVNASK